In one Acipenser ruthenus chromosome 10, fAciRut3.2 maternal haplotype, whole genome shotgun sequence genomic region, the following are encoded:
- the LOC117406079 gene encoding N-terminal Xaa-Pro-Lys N-methyltransferase 2-like, protein MDYMGAHLAFKSRWKATDVDLCRHSMSFVLHNCIRNDFFVSYLFLLEKIPLVKLYALTSEVIDGEKQFYVRAQHFYQNVPATEEGMMGDFLELSEVDIEGSREFLKKFVGGPGKAGTACALDCGCGIGRVSKNVLLPVFEKVEMADMMENFLIHAHEHYLGDDADRVETYYCYSLQDLTPPVKKYDVIWIQWVACHLTDKDLSLFLTRCKASLKLNGVIILKDNMAREGCRLDPDDSSLIRHMDIVKSIIHKTDLEIICTQKQEGIPESFVPVWMIALK, encoded by the exons ATGGATTACATGGGTGCTCATCTTGCCTTTAAATCGCGCTGGAAAGCGACAGACGTTGATCTCTGTCGACACAGCATGTCTTTCGTTCTGCACAATTGCATTAGGAACGACTTCTTTGTGAGCTATCTGTTCCTGCTGGAGAAAATCCCTCTGG TTAAACTCTATGCCTTGACCAGTGAAGTCATCGATGGGGAAAAGCAGTTCTATGTCCGAGCACAACATTTCTACCAAAATGTGCCTGCCACAGAGGAGGGGATGATGGGTGACTTCCTTGAACTGTCGGAAGTTGACATTGAAGGCTCCAGAGAATTCTTAAAAAAATTTGTTGGG GGTCCAGGGAAGGCAGGCACGGCATGTGCTCTAGACTGCGGTTGTGGGATTGGCAGGGTCAGTAAGAACGTCCTCCTGCCCGTGTTTGAGAAAGTGGAAATGGCTGACATGATGGAGAACTTTCTCATCCATGCTCACGAGCATTACCTAGGCGACGATGCAGACCGCGTTGAGACCTACTACTGCTACTCCCTGCAGGACCTGACCCCTCCCGTTAAGAAGTATGATGTCATCTGGATACAGTGGGTCGCAT GTCACCTCACTGACAAAGATTTGTCCTTGTTTCTGACGAGATGCAAAGCCAGTCTTAAACTGAACGGAGTTATAATTTTAAAGGATAACATGGCCAGAGAGGGCTGCAGGTTGGACCCAGATGACAGCAGTTTGATCAGACACATGGACATTGTCAAGAGCATtatccataaaactgatctggaGATCATCTGCACACAGAAGCAGGAGGGCATACCCGAATCATTCGTTCCTGTATGGATGATTGCCTTGAAGTAG